CCAGATTGCACCATCCTTTTCCTTTAAGAACCTTTTGACCTTCTCCAATACTTCTTGTGTAGCTCCGTTCTTCAAAAGATCACTCTCGGTATAATATTCATCGAAGTCAATTCCCATTGCGCGAGTATCCTCTTTAATCTCATCAAAAATCAGCTCCACCGCCTTTTTGCCCGCTTCTTGGCTACTTTTGACGTCTCCGACTTTTTCCGCAAGTTCTTCTATGTACTTGCCTTTATATTCCTGGTCCTCTAGTTTCTTACCTTTTTGAATATTGAGAATCGACTCTCCCAGCTTCTCAATTTGTCCACCCACATCATTGTGGTAGTATTCTCGCAACACTTCATAGCCGTTAAACTCCAAGATCAAAGCAAGAACATCCCCTATCGGCCCTCCTCTCGCATTTCCAAAGTGGAGAGGCCCAGTCGGGTTGGCAGAAATAAACTCCACACGCGCCTTTTTACCTTCACCCGACTTGTTTGATCCGTATGCTTGGTTTTGTTCTAATACGTCTGCTACCTGTTTTTGCCAAACCTCTGGTTTTAAGAAGAAATTTATAAATCCCGGCTCTTTAACTTCTAGTTTAAGAACGTAGCTTTGATTCTTCAAACTATCGGTTAAAATCTTCGCAGTCTCCATCGGCGATTGCGAAAGGCCGTGGCTAATTTTCAATGCCAAATTTGTAGAAAAATCCCCAAAATCTGGGTTGTCATTCCTTGTTACTTCAACATCCCCTACTTCAGCTCCTAGCTTTTTAACAGCTTCAGCAAGGTCCTTTTTAATTTGATCCCGAGTCATGAATAAAGTATACATCAGATTCTCTTGATGCTTCCGTCCTTTTGTACTTCGAGCTTGATCGTCTCTTCTTGATCATTTCTTAACACATTAACTTTATGCAAAGACAACAAGTCCATCACTTCTTTGTGTGGATGACCATAGTTATTCTGTCCAAGTTGAATAATTGCTATTTGTGGGCTGATCTTTGATTTTTTCGAAGACACTACTGCTTACTGCTTTTTTGGTTTTTAAGTCTTCTAAAGTGCTGTAGGGGCGCGAGGCGATAATTTTTTGGGCGGTCACCGGACCAATACCCGGAAGCCCGTCCAGTTGTCCCTCTGTCGCATCATTAATGCTGATCAAACTACTCAATGTGCTTGTACCTCTCACACTTTGACTCTCTGACTCTCCCGCTCTTGCAACTAATATCTTCTGCCCATCTGTGACCTTCGATGCCAAATTAACTTTAGCCATATCGGCGTCCTCACTCAGTCCGCC
The window above is part of the Candidatus Curtissbacteria bacterium genome. Proteins encoded here:
- a CDS encoding ComEA family DNA-binding protein, producing the protein MAVAEIYEQYKNKSTLVFSLVFLFGVILLTIGLFAFLRGQSSSTDIKIVSADAEVVSEKIVVHVDGAVNNPGVYELPTNSRTKDAVLAAGGLSEDADMAKVNLASKVTDGQKILVARAGESESQSVRGTSTLSSLISINDATEGQLDGLPGIGPVTAQKIIASRPYSTLEDLKTKKAVSSSVFEKIKDQPTNSNYSTWTE